GTAACGTAACATGAGAGTTGAGATTTATCTATCCCATTATTTGAAAAAGAGAAAGGTATAATGTCGGAATCTCCGAATTGAACTTCTGTCTTAGAAAAGTTTATACTCTTTTTGTGAATTCTTGCAGGAGTACCTGTCTTAAGCCTACCCATTTCAAATCCAAGTTCAAGCAAAACATTCTCAAGTCCATAAGAAGCCGGCTCAGAAATTCTACCCATACAAGCTCTATACTCCCCAATAAATATTTTGCCTCTAAGGAAAGTCCCAGTTGTCAGAACTACAACACGAGAGGTAAATTTATTACCTCTCTCCGTAATAACTCCTTCAATTTTATTTCTCATAGAATTAAGCAAAAAGTCACTAACAGTATCTTGAAAAAGATCAAGGTTATTTTGTCTCTCCAATGTTTCTTTTGCCTTAAGCTGATATGCCAATTTATCAGCCTGAGCCCTAGGCGCCTGCACCGCAGGCCCTCGGCTCTTATTTAAAATTCTAAATTGGATCATACTAAAATCAATAATGCGCCCCATTTCTCCACCCAAAGCATCAATTTCGCGCACCATATTTCCCTTAGCAAGTCCGCCAATCGCTGGATTACAAGAAAGTTTCCCAATCGTATCTAAATTTTGAGTAATCAAGAGTGTTTTAAAATTTAATCTTGAGAGAGCAAGAGACGCTTCAATACCAGCATGTCCTCCTCCAATCACAATAGCATCGAAATCCATTTCTATTTCCCTAAACAAAAATTCTTAAACATATTATTAAGTACATCCTCGCTAGTAACCTCACCCGTTATTTCACCTAAAAGATTAATAATTTCATAAACATCAAATGCCAACATATCATAGCTTACATCTTGCTCTATTTTATCTAATAACTCAATAACTAAACTATAAGCTTTTTTTAAAAGTTCTGCCTGGCGACCCGATGAGATGATAACGTCATAAGAATTAATATCAATGTAACTAAAGCATGCCAATGACCTCATTTTATCATAAAGAGAATCTATTCCAACTAAATTCTTAGTACTAATCCTTACTAAATTTGATGAATTGATGACACCTGAACTTAAAAATTCCACTGTCTGGATATCTTGTTTTAAATCCACCTTATTTAGAACAAAAAGAACTTTTGCAGCACCAGCATAAGAATTAATAAAGTTTAAATCATCCTTTGTCAATTTTGAACTTAAGTCAATAACGTAAAGAACCAAAGCTGCTTCCTCAATTAAAGAATTACTTCTAACTATGCCCAACTTTTCAACAAAATCACTAGTCTCTCTAAGTCCTGCGGTATCAAACGCATTAAATAACACTCCATCAAACTCAAAGCTTGCTTGAATATAATCTCTCGTAGTACCAGCATAAGATGACACTATTGATCTATCTTCTTTGAGTAGTAAATTAAAAAGAGAAGATTTACCAACATTAACAGAACCGGCTAACACTAATGTAATTCCATGATCCATCTTTTTTGAAGTCTCATAAGAATCAATAAGTCTCTTAAGTTCGTCTTTACTTTTTGCAACAATCCCAAAAGGAACAACAACCTCATATTCATCAGTTTCATAATCAAGATGTACACTAAGTGCTGAGAGAAAATTTAAAATATCTTTTTTTATTAAATCTATTTTAGAAAACAAAGATCCTGAAAGTTTATTAACAGCAAGGGTATGAGCTTTATTCGTTTTAGCAAAAATAAGCTCGTTAATCGCCTCTGCCTTAGTAAGGTCAAGCTTTCCAGCTAGAAAAGAGCGAAGAGTAAATTCACCAGGATCAGCCATTCTAAAACCTACTTTTAAAAATAAATCAATAATTCTCCTAATACCAATAGGAGATCCATGAGCCATAACCTCTATTGAATCTTGACCTGTAAAACTCCTTGGCGCTCTATAAAGACAAACAACAACTTCATCTAATTTCCCACACGCATCTTTATCTACTATGTATCCATAATGGATTGTATTACCCAAAGCCTCAATAAGTCGCTCAGGGTTTGAAAATATCCTAGAAAATTTCTTAATCGAAGAGATACCACTACTACGAATTACACATAAAGCACTACTAAAAAAAGGCGTAGCAAGTGCAACTATGTCATCATCTCTTTGAACAAACTTGCTCATAAACTAAAAGAAATTATACCATAGCATAAATAGCAAAAAAAGTAAAACCTTAAGGATACACTCCTAGACGAATTTGTCATATTGCCTTAAAAGATTATATTTATTCTATCCTTCTGCAGATTTATACTTAAGTATAAATCTGCAATAATATATTTAAAGTTACCTATATCCTTTATCCTTAAATTTGTAAATATTGCAAATTTAACTTATAATTTCTTCTACAGGGATGAAAATCAAACTAGAAACTGAGTTGAAAAATACTCTACAAAAAGAAGTTATTTTAATAGAAGATATATATGATTTGTACTTAAATCTAAAAAAATATCTTGATGAGAAGAACGAAACGATGCTTAAAGCTACAGTCAATAAAACAAACAGTTACCTTTGCAAATTTAAAGATGTAGAGCAAAGAAGGGGTGAGCTTTGGCTAGAATTTATAGGTAATAAGAAATTTGAATCAACTTACATGGCGATAGAACAATTATGTGAAGTTTACAAAAAAGAGATATATAATTATTTTCATCGCTTAAGAATAGGGATGTTAAACATTAAAAGCTTAAATCATTTAATATCAAGCTATGTAGAAACATCACTTGATGTTCTAGATCTAATATTTAAAGATGTTCAGGAAAGTGTAGAAAATGTTACTTATAAAAATCCCTATGGGCCAAAAAACGGAAACTTAAATGAAGCATCCGTTTTAATAAATAAAAAACTTTAACGATTAAGGAGCTTGAAATGGATTCAACATTTTCAGGAATAGAAATTGGAAAGAGAAGTTTATTTGCACACAAAGACGCTATGAACACAACTGGGCATAATTTAACTAACGTGACAAAACCTGGATATTCAAGACAGAGAGTCGTAATGAAAACTGAAATGCCAATTTATGCTCCTCAATCAAATAGAGCAAGCAAGGCCGGCCAACTAGGTCAAGGCATAATGGTACAATCTATTGAACGAATAAGAGATGAACTACTCGATATAAGAATCGCGGAAGAATCGCATCGACTTGGCTATTGGACTTCAAAAGACAAATTTATTTCTATACTTGAGAACATTTATAATGAACCAGAAGAACAGTCCGTCAGAAAAAGGTTAAATGATTTTTGGGAAAGTTGGCAAGATTTATCAAGACAGCCTCAAGGACTGGCTGAAAGAAATATTGTATTGGAGCGTGGTAAATCTTTTGCAGAAGTGGTTAAAAATAGGTTCCATTCTCTTGAAAGAGTATACATAATGGCAAACGATGAGGTAAAAATTACCACTGAGGAACTCAATAACTACCTTAGAAATATTGGGGAACTTAATAAACAAATTGCAAAATCAATTGCCATGAAAGATCAACCAAATGATTTAATGGATGCAAGGGACTTAATAGTTGACAAACTAAGCAATTTGATTAGCATTTCCATAGAAAATAGACAAGATCCTAATGAATTTTTAATTCACGCAGAAGGAAAACACCTTATTCAAGGAAAAATTGCACATGAATTCATATTGGAAGCCACTAATGGACCTACAAGAACTAAATGGAATGTTTTATGGAGCAATGGGGAGCTGGCTAATATTAATACGGGAAAACTAGGTGCTCTTATTAACGCAAGGGACAACGAAATTAAAAACGAAATTAATGAACTGGATAACATAGCAATTAATATCACGGAGCTTATCAATGAAGTTCATGTGTCAGGCCACGGTCTCGATAAAAAAAAAGGAAGGATTTTCTTTGATCAAGAATACAAATTAACCGATGAGCGTGGGCGGTATGATAGTAATGGCGATGGTCAGTTTGATTCTGTTCATATATTTAAAATCAATAGCACAAATGAAGTTTTTCCAGAAGAAAAGCTAGGATTCGCAGGAATCTTAAGATTTGAAGCAATGAATAAAAATGAACTCATAGAAATACCCTATAATGCAACAAATACTGTTCAAGACGTAATAAACACAATAAACAGCTCTAATGCACAAGTCACTGCAAGAATTAACACGGAAGGGAAATTTGAACTTAAGGCAGTAAAAGAACAAGATAAAGAGAGTGCTATATTTAGGATTAAACACATTGAAGATTCTGGGCTATTTTTAACAACTTATACTGGAATTTTAAATACATCAGGTGCTGAAGGTGCTTATAACTATCAAGATATTAATACGACAGACCAACTAACAAATACATCTAGCTATTCAATCGCTCCTCTAAAAAATCCAGCAGCATGGCTTAAAGTAGCTGAGGACATTACGAAAGACCCATCAAAGATTGTAGCAGGACTTAGAAACCCTACAAATGACGCCCCTATTGGTGACAATGAAGCAGCGCTACGCATTGCATCTTTCATAAACTCACCGATTATGATTGGGAAGAACTCGACACTAAACGATTATTTTGCAAACACAGCCTCTAATATTGCAATAAAAGGACAAGTCGCAGAAGTTACAAAAAATAGTCAAACACAAATACTTAAAGGCTTAACTGATTTAAGATTATCAATTTCTGGTGTCAATAAAGATGAAGAGTTGGCAAACATGATAGAATTTCAACAAGCATTTATCGCCGCAAGCAAATTTATCACCGTTTCTGCAGAATTAATAGACACAGTAATCAATAAAATGGGAGTATAACATGATAAACAGAGTAAGTCATTCTTTAACATATGACAATTTAAAAATATCTTCAACAGAGCAGGAAGTAAAAATAACAAAACTCTTGGAAAATCTATATAAAGGTGGAAAAAGAATTTCAAACCTGCGAGATGACCCAACAGGCGTTACTCATGCAATACGACTAGATAGCGATATATTCAAGCTTAACGCCTATATTAAAAACATCGGTAGTGCCAAAGGGAAATTAAGATATACGGAAGGATATTTACAATCTCTTACAAATATTTTAACCCGCGCAAAAGAACTAGCTATCCAAGGCGCAAGCGGTACTTATGGAGCTGATGATAAAAAATTGATAGCAAAAGAAATAAATGCAATACTTGAAGATGTTATTGCAATAGCAAATGTAAGGGGTTCAGATGGATACAGCATATTCGCAGGAACTAAAATTGATGCTGAAGCTTTCAAAGTAACTAGAGAAAACAGAATCAATAGTATGACTCAAGACAGAGAAGAACCTCAAATAATAAGAATAGACTACAATGGAAACCAAGCAGAAAAAGAAACTGAAATATATAATGGAATTTATGTTCCAACTAACTTTCCTGGAAACGAAATATTTTTTTCACAA
The sequence above is drawn from the Candidatus Borreliella tachyglossi genome and encodes:
- the flgK gene encoding flagellar hook-associated protein FlgK, which encodes MDSTFSGIEIGKRSLFAHKDAMNTTGHNLTNVTKPGYSRQRVVMKTEMPIYAPQSNRASKAGQLGQGIMVQSIERIRDELLDIRIAEESHRLGYWTSKDKFISILENIYNEPEEQSVRKRLNDFWESWQDLSRQPQGLAERNIVLERGKSFAEVVKNRFHSLERVYIMANDEVKITTEELNNYLRNIGELNKQIAKSIAMKDQPNDLMDARDLIVDKLSNLISISIENRQDPNEFLIHAEGKHLIQGKIAHEFILEATNGPTRTKWNVLWSNGELANINTGKLGALINARDNEIKNEINELDNIAINITELINEVHVSGHGLDKKKGRIFFDQEYKLTDERGRYDSNGDGQFDSVHIFKINSTNEVFPEEKLGFAGILRFEAMNKNELIEIPYNATNTVQDVINTINSSNAQVTARINTEGKFELKAVKEQDKESAIFRIKHIEDSGLFLTTYTGILNTSGAEGAYNYQDINTTDQLTNTSSYSIAPLKNPAAWLKVAEDITKDPSKIVAGLRNPTNDAPIGDNEAALRIASFINSPIMIGKNSTLNDYFANTASNIAIKGQVAEVTKNSQTQILKGLTDLRLSISGVNKDEELANMIEFQQAFIAASKFITVSAELIDTVINKMGV
- the mnmE gene encoding tRNA uridine-5-carboxymethylaminomethyl(34) synthesis GTPase MnmE codes for the protein MSKFVQRDDDIVALATPFFSSALCVIRSSGISSIKKFSRIFSNPERLIEALGNTIHYGYIVDKDACGKLDEVVVCLYRAPRSFTGQDSIEVMAHGSPIGIRRIIDLFLKVGFRMADPGEFTLRSFLAGKLDLTKAEAINELIFAKTNKAHTLAVNKLSGSLFSKIDLIKKDILNFLSALSVHLDYETDEYEVVVPFGIVAKSKDELKRLIDSYETSKKMDHGITLVLAGSVNVGKSSLFNLLLKEDRSIVSSYAGTTRDYIQASFEFDGVLFNAFDTAGLRETSDFVEKLGIVRSNSLIEEAALVLYVIDLSSKLTKDDLNFINSYAGAAKVLFVLNKVDLKQDIQTVEFLSSGVINSSNLVRISTKNLVGIDSLYDKMRSLACFSYIDINSYDVIISSGRQAELLKKAYSLVIELLDKIEQDVSYDMLAFDVYEIINLLGEITGEVTSEDVLNNMFKNFCLGK
- a CDS encoding flagellar protein FlbF, yielding MKIKLETELKNTLQKEVILIEDIYDLYLNLKKYLDEKNETMLKATVNKTNSYLCKFKDVEQRRGELWLEFIGNKKFESTYMAIEQLCEVYKKEIYNYFHRLRIGMLNIKSLNHLISSYVETSLDVLDLIFKDVQESVENVTYKNPYGPKNGNLNEASVLINKKL